A region from the Benincasa hispida cultivar B227 chromosome 8, ASM972705v1, whole genome shotgun sequence genome encodes:
- the LOC120084057 gene encoding uncharacterized protein LOC120084057 produces the protein MEFEAGKKVFLKVAPMKGVLRFGKKGKLSPDFIRPFKILERVSSVAYRLAFPPSLSIVHNVFHVSMLRKYLMDPSHVVDFEPLQLNENLSYEEKLAQIVAREVKVLHNKEVPLVKVLW, from the coding sequence ATGGAGTTCGAGGCAGGTAAGAAAGTGTTCCTGAAAGTGGCGCCGATGAAGGGTGTCCTGAGATTCGGGAAGAAGGGTAAGCTAAGTCCGGATTTTATAAGGCCATTCAAGATCTTGGAGCGAGTCAGCTCTGTGGCTTACCGTTTGGCCTTTCCACCATCTCTCTCTATAGTccataatgtctttcatgtcTCCATGCTGAGGAAGTATTTAATGGACCCGTCTCATGTGGTGGACTTTGAGCCCTTGCAGCTGAATGAAAACTTGAGTTACGAGGAGAAGCTTGCGCAAATTGTGGCCAGGGAGGTGAAAGTTTTGCACAACAAGGAGGTGCCACTGGTGAAGGTTCTGTGGTAG